One stretch of Vibrio nitrifigilis DNA includes these proteins:
- a CDS encoding RNA recognition motif domain-containing protein, with amino-acid sequence MNSNKSILVTVVFALVGAIVFSQLTLSPVISFLIGVVVTFFIFTFANGTTQSPQANSSTGTTTLYVGNLPYKANESNVRDLFADYGDVFAVRLMKDKRTGKRRGFGFVVMSSTTADIAIDALNEADYMQRTLKVRVANDPKHPNGDSTE; translated from the coding sequence ATGAACTCTAATAAATCGATTTTAGTTACGGTTGTATTTGCTCTAGTTGGTGCGATTGTTTTTTCGCAACTAACTTTATCCCCTGTTATTAGCTTTTTGATTGGTGTTGTTGTTACATTTTTTATATTCACTTTTGCGAACGGAACAACTCAATCACCTCAAGCTAACTCATCAACTGGCACCACAACGCTATATGTTGGTAATTTACCTTACAAAGCTAACGAGTCTAATGTAAGGGATTTATTTGCCGATTATGGTGATGTTTTTGCTGTGCGACTTATGAAAGATAAACGCACAGGTAAGAGACGTGGTTTTGGTTTTGTCGTTATGTCCTCTACTACAGCAGACATCGCTATTGATGCTCTTAATGAAGCGGATTATATGCAACGCACTTTGAAGGTTCGCGTTGCTAATGATCCTAAGCATCCAAATGGTGATAGTACTGAATAG
- the murI gene encoding glutamate racemase, translated as MDKVKQSKVLVFDSGVGGLSVYKEIKQRLPHIDIVYFFDNEAYPYGELDPETLVTRVDSFITDIAQREQIDLVVIACNTASTIVLPSLRAKLSIPVVGVVPAIKPASAIANKAVGLIATPATVTRSYTHELIKHFSLNKKVELLGSTRLVDMAEEKLRGKPVDLYELSAILKPLQGIIDVAVLGCTHFPLIKDEISQVLGQQIVLVDSGEAIARRVAYLIGEGEGTIDKTKHQIIASAPLWEEDALNQHLSQLGFLPIQYYHHLDA; from the coding sequence GTGGACAAAGTTAAGCAATCAAAAGTTCTTGTGTTTGATTCTGGTGTTGGCGGTCTATCTGTTTATAAAGAAATTAAACAGCGATTACCACATATCGATATTGTGTACTTTTTTGATAACGAAGCTTACCCATATGGAGAGCTAGATCCCGAGACATTAGTTACACGTGTAGACTCATTTATTACCGATATAGCTCAGCGTGAACAGATTGATCTAGTCGTTATTGCATGTAATACCGCCAGCACTATTGTTTTACCGAGCCTTAGAGCAAAACTTTCCATCCCTGTCGTTGGTGTTGTTCCCGCAATTAAACCAGCCTCCGCCATTGCAAATAAGGCGGTTGGTCTTATCGCAACGCCAGCAACCGTCACGAGATCTTATACTCACGAGCTAATTAAACATTTTTCCCTAAATAAAAAGGTAGAGCTGCTCGGTTCAACTCGATTAGTAGATATGGCCGAAGAAAAATTACGTGGTAAGCCAGTAGATCTGTATGAGCTATCAGCAATCCTCAAACCTTTACAAGGGATAATCGACGTTGCGGTGTTAGGTTGTACCCACTTTCCATTAATAAAAGATGAAATCAGTCAGGTGTTAGGACAACAAATTGTTCTGGTGGATTCGGGAGAAGCCATAGCAAGAAGAGTGGCTTATCTTATTGGAGAAGGAGAGGGAACGATAGATAAGACGAAACATCAGATTATTGCAAGTGCACCTCTTTGGGAAGAAGATGCACTTAACCAACATTTGTCACAGTTAGGTTTTCTACCTATTCAGTACTATCACCATTTGGATGCTTAG
- a CDS encoding TonB-dependent receptor domain-containing protein, with translation MKKSYIAMAVVSSWACASVSYAQTTSTDDTVVVTANRFAQNVQSTTVPVEIVTRKDIERMQANSLSEVLRTLPGVQIGSNGGYGQSQSVFVRGTNSDHILVLIDGVRFASATTGTAPFANIPLVGVERIEFLRGSRAAVYGSDAIGGVINIITDNHSNQTQLSTTAGSDNYHSGQVLASNQVTNDLHLSLGVSGVDTDGYSVKTSDMDDDGYRSKSMTTNVSYRINEQWDAGFFFLGQRGKVQYDGYYNRSNEKLYNAVTRLNYHKDSLQSRLTASANQVRSESFTDSSQSRYVTDRRELSFDNQYAFSNELSVSAGANWYKDSVSSTTDYSETSRSNVGIYVNTLYQLEQVDVEAALRSDDNQRYGQNETWQLGLGYRLNSTYRITANAGNAFKAPTFNQLYYPGYGSSDVKPEKSRNYELGMTADYDFVSLRASVYRNDLTDMIATVNDYATNYGEVSIKGLEFGAEFDTGPISHKLSYNYTDAEDKDSGNELARRAKNSAKWNVFYELDQWTFNVDYLFQGKRYDDSSNDDKLGAYSLVDLSMNYLFANGIKLSGKVGNVFDKKYELASGYITPERKYYATASYSF, from the coding sequence ATGAAAAAGTCTTATATAGCGATGGCAGTGGTGTCGTCTTGGGCGTGCGCGTCCGTCTCTTATGCTCAAACAACCTCAACAGATGATACTGTTGTAGTGACCGCCAACCGATTTGCTCAAAACGTACAATCAACGACAGTGCCTGTTGAAATTGTGACTCGTAAAGATATTGAGCGCATGCAAGCAAATTCACTATCTGAAGTGCTACGTACTTTACCCGGTGTTCAAATTGGCTCTAATGGTGGCTACGGTCAGTCACAGAGTGTGTTTGTTCGAGGCACTAACTCAGATCATATTTTAGTGTTGATAGACGGTGTTCGTTTTGCCAGTGCCACTACGGGGACGGCACCTTTTGCCAATATTCCTTTAGTAGGGGTTGAGCGCATTGAATTTCTTCGTGGTAGCCGTGCTGCTGTCTATGGATCAGACGCGATTGGTGGCGTGATTAACATTATCACTGATAATCATAGTAACCAGACTCAACTCTCTACTACAGCAGGAAGCGATAATTATCACTCAGGCCAAGTGCTAGCCTCGAATCAGGTTACCAATGATTTACACTTATCTCTTGGTGTGTCAGGAGTTGATACTGATGGTTACTCCGTTAAGACCAGTGATATGGACGATGATGGCTATCGTTCGAAAAGCATGACAACGAATGTCAGCTATCGAATTAATGAGCAATGGGATGCGGGATTCTTCTTCCTAGGTCAAAGAGGGAAAGTTCAATACGACGGTTATTATAATAGAAGTAATGAAAAGCTTTATAATGCGGTTACTCGTTTGAACTATCATAAAGATTCTTTACAATCTCGTTTAACAGCGAGCGCAAACCAAGTAAGAAGTGAAAGCTTTACCGATTCATCCCAAAGTCGTTATGTTACAGACCGTCGTGAACTTTCTTTTGATAACCAATATGCGTTTAGTAATGAGCTATCAGTGAGTGCTGGGGCAAACTGGTACAAAGACAGTGTGAGTTCTACGACAGATTATTCAGAAACATCACGTTCTAACGTGGGTATATACGTCAATACTTTGTATCAATTAGAACAGGTAGATGTAGAAGCTGCGTTACGTAGTGATGATAACCAACGCTATGGCCAAAACGAGACTTGGCAATTAGGTTTGGGGTATCGCTTGAATTCAACCTATCGTATAACAGCAAACGCAGGTAATGCTTTTAAAGCGCCTACGTTTAACCAACTCTACTATCCTGGGTACGGTAGTTCGGATGTTAAGCCTGAGAAGTCTCGTAACTATGAATTAGGAATGACGGCTGATTATGATTTTGTATCTTTGCGAGCGAGCGTATATCGAAATGATTTAACGGATATGATTGCAACAGTAAATGATTATGCAACAAATTACGGTGAGGTTTCTATTAAAGGCCTAGAATTTGGAGCTGAATTTGATACTGGACCAATTAGCCATAAATTGTCATACAATTATACAGATGCCGAGGACAAAGATTCAGGGAATGAGCTTGCTCGTCGAGCGAAGAACTCAGCTAAATGGAATGTGTTTTATGAACTAGACCAATGGACTTTTAATGTTGATTACTTGTTCCAAGGCAAAAGATATGATGACTCATCGAATGATGACAAGTTAGGAGCGTATTCATTAGTAGATTTATCTATGAATTACCTCTTTGCTAACGGTATTAAGTTGTCTGGAAAAGTTGGCAACGTATTTGATAAAAAGTATGAATTAGCGTCTGGATATATAACACCAGAACGTAAGTATTATGCAACAGCATCGTATTCGTTTTAA